The genomic window CTGGGCCTGGGCGATGATGTCGTCTCGCTCGGTGCCCAAGGCCCCCGGGATGGCGCGGAACACCGCGTGCTGGGAGTACTGCTGGACTTCGTTGAGCTTCTTAAAATCGAGCTTCGCCATGGACAATCCCCTTTCAAAGGACGTTCGAGTCTGACTTAGACATGACCCCTCCAGTATCCATCATTAGTTGGATACTTGGCCAACTGGGGGCACGGCGCGCCTCCCACCAGTGGCGCCGGGGAAAATATAGCTTGATTCATTGTGAGCATTTCCGAGACTTCCCAGCCGCACAGCGCCTCCCCTGCCGCTAACGATGCCCCCGCCGACGGCGAGGCCACCACGCCGGTCACCTTCAACCGTGCCGTGGAGTCCATGCATCAGGCTCGTTTGCGCCCCGAGATTTCCTTAGGATCCATCCGCCCGCCGCAGCGCCTGGCCCCATATAGCCACGCCATCGGGCTCGAGGTCGACCGCGGCGCGGACGATGCCGACTCCATCCCCACCGACAGCAGCGGCGACGCCTTCGGCCGCCTGATCCTCCTCCACGATCCGGGCGCCGAAGAGGCCTGGGACGGACCCATGCGCCTGGTCGCCTATATCCAGGCCGATATGGACCCGGACGTCGCCGGTGATCCCCTCCTGCCGGACGTGGCCTGGGAGTGGCTGACCGAGGGCATGGCCCACAGCGATGCCCGCCACACTAATTTGGGTGGCACCGTCACCTCGACCGCCTCGGTGCGCTACGGCGAAATCGGTGGCCCGCCGCGCGCCTACCAGCTCGAGATGCGCGCCTCCTGGACCGCAGAAGACCTGGAACTGGGCCCGCACGTGGAGGCCTTTGCCGCCGTGCTGGCGAACGTGGCCGGCCTTCCGCCGGAGGGCGTGACCCAGTTGGGGCGCGGATAAGCCAGCGCGCAGGTAGCCTGGCATAGCATGAGCGAGCTTAGACGAGTACCGGCGCAGGGCATCCCGCCGGTCGCCAGCACCCCGCAGGAGATCGCCGCAGCCGCCACCCGGCTGTTAGGCGGTACCGGGCCGCTGGCCGTCGACACGGAGCGCGCCGGCGCCTACCGCTACAACGACCGCGCCTTCCTCCTCCAGCTGCACCGCGCCGGGGCCGGCACCGTGCTCATCGACCCCGAGGGCAACGCCGAGGCCGTTAGGGACCACATCGGGGGCGCCATAAACGCAGAGCCCTGGGTGCTGCACGCCGCCAAGACGGATCTTCCCTGCCTGGCCTGGCTGGGGCTCAAGCCCGGCTCGCTGTTTGATACCGAGGTCGCCGCCCGCATGGCCGGTTTCGAGCACCCCAACTTGGGCCACATGGTCGACGAGATTCTGGGCATCGAGCTGGAAAAAGCCCACGGCTATGTAGACTGGTCCACCCGGCCGCTGCCGCAGGACTGGCTGGCCTATGCCGCCCTCGACGTCGAATTCCTCCTCCCCCTGGCCGAGACCCTCAAGGACGTGCTGGCCGAGGAGGAGAAGCTGGACTGGGCGCTGCAGGAATTCGACGCGCTTATCGCCGAGCACGCCGCGACCACCGCCCCAGAGCCCGGCTCTTGGCGCGAGCTCAAGGGCCTGAGCACCCTGCGGCGCGGCGAGCAGCTGGCCGTGGCCAAGGCGCTGTGGATTAAGCGCGACGCGTTAAGCGCGCACCGCGACATCGCCCCGCCGCGCGTGCTGGGCAACAAGGTGCTCATCGATGTCGCGCGCACGCTACCGAATTCACCCGCCGAGCTGGCCCGCGTCAAGGGCTTTCCCCGCAAGCGGAAATCAGCCACGCAGCTGTGGTGGGACGTCGTCGAGCGCGCCCGCGACCTGCCGGCCAGCGACTGGCCGCGCCCCCAGCGCACCCGCCGCGAAGTCCCCGGGAAGGCCGCCTGGCCGGCCGAGCTCTGGGAGCTCTACCAGGCCGCCCGCCAGGACTTCACCGACCTGGGCCACGACCTAGCCGTCGATGACTCCCTGCTCATTAAGCCCGCCACCCTGCGGGCCGCGATCTGGGCCGCGCTCGGCCCCAAGGCACACCTCACCGACACCGCCGACCTGGTGGACTTCCTGATTGCCAACGGGGTGCGCCCGTGGCAGCTGGAGTGGGCCGTGCCGATTATCGCGCGGCGCATCACCAGCTTCTAGCGGAGCCACTCCCTAATGGACTCGGCGATGCCCTCCGGCGCCAGCCCGACGTCCTCCAGCAGCTGCCCGCGGGAGGCGTGCAGCGGGAAGTAGTTCGGGAACGCGAGGCGGCGCAGCGGGGTGTCCACCTGGGCATCGCTCAGCTTTTCGGCCACCAGGGAGCCGATGCCGCCGCGCTTGATGCCGTCTTCCACCGTGACCACCAGACCGTAGTCCGCGGCCAAGCGCACCACAGACTCCGGCACGGGCGCGACCCAGCGCGGGTCGATGACCGTCACGCCGACGCCCTGCTCGGCCAGCAACTTAGCCGCCGCGATACTGCGCGCCGACATCGCGCCCACCGAGAGGATGAGCACGTCGCGGCGTGCCTCGGCATCGCTGGCCGCGGCGCCGGAGGACGAGCCGACGTTGGTGTAGATGACGTCCGTGCCGTCGGCGAGCGTGTCGACGGCGTCCATGTCGTCGAGCAGGTTGCCCTTCGGGAAGCGCACCACGCTGGGCCCGTCGGAAATGTCCAGGGACTCGTTGAACAGCTCGCGCAGGCGTTTGCCATCGCGCGGGGCAGCCACGCGCATGCCCGGGACAATGCTGGTCAAGGCCATATCCCAAACGCCGTTGTGGCTGGCGCCGTCCGAGCCGGTCACGCCCGCGCGATCCAGCACCACGGTCACCGGCAGCCCCAGCAGAGCGATGTCCATAAGCAGCTGGTCGAAGCCGCGGTTCAGGAACGTCGAGTAGACCGCGACCACCGGGTGCAGCCCGCCCAGGGCAAGCCCGGAGGCCGAGGCCATCGCGTGCGCCTCGGCGATGCCGACGTCGTAGAAGCGGTCCGGGAACCGCTCCGCGAAAGGCATCAGGCCGGTCGGTCCGGCCATCGCCGCGGTGATGGCCACGATGTCGTCGCGGCGCTCGGCGGCCTTGATGAGCTCCTCGGAAAAGGCCGCGGTCCACCCGGGCTGGCTCTTGCCCTTCGGCACGCCGGTGACCGGGTCGATAGCGCCGGTCGAGTGCATCTGGTCCTTGGGCTCGTTAACCGCCGGGGCAAAACCGTGGCCCTTCTCGGTGACCACGTGGACGATGATGGGGCCCTCGAAGTCGCGGGCGTAGCGGAACGCGTGGTTGAGCGCCTCGAGGTCGTGGCCGTTGATGGGGCCGATGTATTTCATGCCTAGCTCGGGAAACATCTCCGTGGGCAAGACCGAGGACTTGACGCCCTCCTTGAAGGCGTGGAGGGCATCGAAGGCGCGCTCGCCGACCCAGCCCATCGACTTGAGTGTCCTCTTGCCGTGGGCCATCAGCTCGTCGTAGCCGTGCTGGGAGCGGATACGCCCCAGGTTCTCCGAAAGGCCACCGATGGTCGGCGCGTAGCTGCGCCCGTTGTCGTTGACCACGATAACGGCGTTTCGGTCCTTGTCCGCCGAGATATTGTTGAGCGCCTCCCAGCACATGCCGCCGGTCAGGGCGCCGTCGCCCACGATGGCGATGGCGTTGCGGTGCGGCTCGCCCGCCAGGCGGAAGGCCTTGGACAGCCCGTCGACCACGGAGATCGACGCCGAAGCGTGCGAGGACTCCGTCCAATCGTGCTCGGACTCCGCCCGCCGCGTGTAGCCGGACAGCCCGCCTTTTTGCCGCAGGCTGTCGAAGTCGCCGGCGCGGCCGGTGAGCATCTTGTGCACATAAGACTGGTGCGAGGTATCAAAGACCATCGCGTCCTGCGGCGAGTTGAACGTGTAGTGCAAAGCGATGCTCAGCTCCACCACGCCCAGGTTCGGTCCTAGGTGGCCGCCGGTGACGGAGACCTTCTCAATGAGCAGCTGGCGGATCTCCGCAGCAAGCTGTTCCAGCTCATCTCCATCGAGCTTTTTGAGATCCTTCGGCGAGTCAATCGAATCAATGATTCTCATGGAGTGCTCAACTACTCCTTTGCTTAAAATCGCAGCGGTACCCCGCTTGTCTTATGTTCTACCGTACATCGTGGCCCGCCCGCGGGGTCAAAAGCACCAGGGTCTCGAAGTGATGCGTGCCGGGGAAAGCGTTAACAACGACCAATCGGTCAATGCCGTAGCCCGCCTCCACCCAGGCGGACAGGTCGCGGGACAGGGCGGCCGGATCGCAGCCGATGTGGACGACGCGTTTCGGGGTGGCCTCGGTAATGCGGGCCACGACCTCGGCCCCGGCGCCGACGCGCGGCGGGTCCAAGACAACGGCATCGGCGGGTGGCAGCTGGCCGATGGCCTTGTCTACGCGGGCGGATTTGACCCGCACCGCGTATTCCGCCAGGCCGGGCTGCTGATCCGGGCGGGCGGCCGGCGACAGGTCCACCGAGTAGGTTTCCGCGCCGCCGGTGGCCGCGCTCAACGTGGGCACGAAGAGCCCGACGCCGCCGTACAGGTCCCAGGCCGGCCCGTGGCCGGTGCCCAGCAGCTCCGCGACCAGGCCGGTGTATGCCTCCGGCGCGCCGCGATGGGCCTGCCAGAAGGCGGTCGCCGGGAACTCAAAGCGGTGCCCGTCGACCTCCTCGACTACGCCGGCGGTTCCCTCGACGACCTGCTCGATCTTTTCCACCCGCTTGCCGCGCGGGCCCTTGCGGGTCTCAATCACGTGGCGGGCCCCGGTGCTATCCAGCACCGCGATGACTTCTGCGCCCGGCGTGAACGTGCGCGCGCCCGGCCCTACGATGCCGTCTACCAGCCCGGGCGCCAGCTGCGTGCAGGCGACGTCGGTGACTAGGTCGTTGGAGGCGCGCTTGCGGGTGCCGGCCCGCCCGCGGGAGTCGACGCCCAAGCGCACGCGGGTGCGCCAGCCGCGGTGCGGCGGCAGCTCGCGCAGCTCCAGCTCCGGCAGCTCTCCGTCGGCGCCTAGGTGGCCGACGCGGGCCAGCTGGTCGCGCAGCTCCAGCTCCGGCAGCTCTCCGTCGGCGCCTAGGTGGCCGACGCGGGCCAGCTGGTCGCGCAGGACGTCGGCCTTGATGCCAAGTTCCTGGGCCGGATCGACCTCCGCGAAGTCGCAGCAGCCCGCCCCCGCCGCGGCGGCCGGGCAGGCCGAGTTCACGCGGACCGGGCCGGCGGCTGCCACCTCGGTAACGGTGCCGCGCAACATGGACTTTTTGACCTTGTCGAGGCAGACGACGACTTCGTCGCCGGGGAAACCGCCCCGGGCGAAGACGATGCGCCCGTCGCCGGCGCGGCCAATCCCCTCCCCGCCGTGCGCCATGCGGTCGATGCGCAGGCGGATATCGCCGCCTACCTGGTAGTTCGCGGTCTCCATTAGTCTCGTTGTCCGTTCTTCTCGCGGGGTGGCTGTGTTTCTTCGACCTC from Corynebacterium confusum includes these protein-coding regions:
- a CDS encoding HRDC domain-containing protein encodes the protein MSELRRVPAQGIPPVASTPQEIAAAATRLLGGTGPLAVDTERAGAYRYNDRAFLLQLHRAGAGTVLIDPEGNAEAVRDHIGGAINAEPWVLHAAKTDLPCLAWLGLKPGSLFDTEVAARMAGFEHPNLGHMVDEILGIELEKAHGYVDWSTRPLPQDWLAYAALDVEFLLPLAETLKDVLAEEEKLDWALQEFDALIAEHAATTAPEPGSWRELKGLSTLRRGEQLAVAKALWIKRDALSAHRDIAPPRVLGNKVLIDVARTLPNSPAELARVKGFPRKRKSATQLWWDVVERARDLPASDWPRPQRTRREVPGKAAWPAELWELYQAARQDFTDLGHDLAVDDSLLIKPATLRAAIWAALGPKAHLTDTADLVDFLIANGVRPWQLEWAVPIIARRITSF
- a CDS encoding DUF3000 domain-containing protein — translated: MSISETSQPHSASPAANDAPADGEATTPVTFNRAVESMHQARLRPEISLGSIRPPQRLAPYSHAIGLEVDRGADDADSIPTDSSGDAFGRLILLHDPGAEEAWDGPMRLVAYIQADMDPDVAGDPLLPDVAWEWLTEGMAHSDARHTNLGGTVTSTASVRYGEIGGPPRAYQLEMRASWTAEDLELGPHVEAFAAVLANVAGLPPEGVTQLGRG
- a CDS encoding class I SAM-dependent RNA methyltransferase; the protein is METANYQVGGDIRLRIDRMAHGGEGIGRAGDGRIVFARGGFPGDEVVVCLDKVKKSMLRGTVTEVAAAGPVRVNSACPAAAAGAGCCDFAEVDPAQELGIKADVLRDQLARVGHLGADGELPELELRDQLARVGHLGADGELPELELRELPPHRGWRTRVRLGVDSRGRAGTRKRASNDLVTDVACTQLAPGLVDGIVGPGARTFTPGAEVIAVLDSTGARHVIETRKGPRGKRVEKIEQVVEGTAGVVEEVDGHRFEFPATAFWQAHRGAPEAYTGLVAELLGTGHGPAWDLYGGVGLFVPTLSAATGGAETYSVDLSPAARPDQQPGLAEYAVRVKSARVDKAIGQLPPADAVVLDPPRVGAGAEVVARITEATPKRVVHIGCDPAALSRDLSAWVEAGYGIDRLVVVNAFPGTHHFETLVLLTPRAGHDVR
- the dxs gene encoding 1-deoxy-D-xylulose-5-phosphate synthase, with the translated sequence MRIIDSIDSPKDLKKLDGDELEQLAAEIRQLLIEKVSVTGGHLGPNLGVVELSIALHYTFNSPQDAMVFDTSHQSYVHKMLTGRAGDFDSLRQKGGLSGYTRRAESEHDWTESSHASASISVVDGLSKAFRLAGEPHRNAIAIVGDGALTGGMCWEALNNISADKDRNAVIVVNDNGRSYAPTIGGLSENLGRIRSQHGYDELMAHGKRTLKSMGWVGERAFDALHAFKEGVKSSVLPTEMFPELGMKYIGPINGHDLEALNHAFRYARDFEGPIIVHVVTEKGHGFAPAVNEPKDQMHSTGAIDPVTGVPKGKSQPGWTAAFSEELIKAAERRDDIVAITAAMAGPTGLMPFAERFPDRFYDVGIAEAHAMASASGLALGGLHPVVAVYSTFLNRGFDQLLMDIALLGLPVTVVLDRAGVTGSDGASHNGVWDMALTSIVPGMRVAAPRDGKRLRELFNESLDISDGPSVVRFPKGNLLDDMDAVDTLADGTDVIYTNVGSSSGAAASDAEARRDVLILSVGAMSARSIAAAKLLAEQGVGVTVIDPRWVAPVPESVVRLAADYGLVVTVEDGIKRGGIGSLVAEKLSDAQVDTPLRRLAFPNYFPLHASRGQLLEDVGLAPEGIAESIREWLR